The following coding sequences are from one Hymenobacter sp. DG25A window:
- a CDS encoding DUF349 domain-containing protein, whose amino-acid sequence MVPENEQTTPVNPTNGTAPESDSPMSILERRLAEISAQGQPEQSAAPEQAPASTPTQEIQEQPALGATAPPATEPAGAGTAEAPAPSEEVKTEDPAAEEPISASQARSLDHPGAQNKEAFITDEMAAAPVPATETKPTIAAITDDAVSPAPPAPYATLGTPDSPPVISSAEVPPGEEASEEEEEYVPETPAPDFATLDLAGQGAHLLTLLRRADARQNRKQIFDLHRLYETAVTTDRNAARQRFIEAGNDSDDFSYAGPEGYQEVGKAMQEFRESRARDVRAEEEQRTKNLAHKQYLLSQLRQLVESAETKDSSARIKALQNDWKATGPVPQKDAQDLWNSYHALLDIFYNNRGLFFEMKELDRRRNLEAKEALILRAEGLQQHTSINKALQELRQLHEEWKHIGPVPQEQRDAIWTRFLAASEKVHDRKKEFLDARSAQENANLTRKMALLEQIKPYAEFQTDRVNEWRSKTDELQKLKEEWDAAGLVPRDKAEQMNKQFWSSYKGFFQRKNQFFKALDEEKNANLKRKLELCEQAEAALQNPNWEEGREIVIRLQKDWKTIGRVPEKQSDKVWNRFRTACDAFFERKHEESRQREQQAQQVTKEQAAYLDRVADTVAALTVDEPGTLEGFRQLTTEWQAFAGTGGRAESERADARFQALMSKYLDMVPALSYAERADLLFQLQIDRLKSSPDSQQQLYKKEQTLRREINELENDISTLKTNLEFFARSKNAGQLREEYQGRIDEAQQRIEALKKQLKIVRS is encoded by the coding sequence ATGGTACCTGAAAACGAACAAACTACCCCTGTCAATCCAACCAACGGCACCGCCCCTGAGTCTGATTCTCCTATGAGCATACTGGAGCGCCGTCTGGCGGAGATTAGTGCCCAGGGCCAGCCAGAGCAGTCTGCTGCCCCGGAGCAAGCCCCAGCCTCTACACCTACCCAAGAAATTCAGGAGCAGCCCGCGTTGGGAGCCACTGCCCCGCCGGCTACCGAGCCAGCTGGTGCTGGTACCGCCGAAGCACCGGCTCCATCAGAAGAAGTAAAAACCGAGGACCCAGCCGCGGAAGAGCCTATTTCGGCATCCCAGGCTCGGTCCCTGGACCACCCCGGCGCGCAAAACAAGGAAGCGTTTATAACGGATGAAATGGCTGCTGCGCCGGTTCCCGCCACGGAAACCAAGCCTACCATTGCCGCTATTACCGATGACGCCGTAAGCCCCGCGCCACCGGCTCCGTACGCCACCTTGGGCACGCCGGATTCGCCTCCCGTAATTTCCTCGGCTGAGGTGCCCCCCGGCGAAGAAGCCAGCGAGGAAGAAGAAGAGTACGTGCCTGAAACCCCGGCGCCGGATTTCGCCACGCTGGATCTGGCAGGGCAGGGCGCCCATTTGCTCACGCTGCTGCGCCGGGCCGATGCCCGCCAGAACCGCAAGCAAATCTTCGATCTGCACCGTCTGTATGAAACGGCCGTCACCACCGACCGGAACGCCGCCCGCCAGCGCTTCATAGAAGCCGGCAATGATTCCGATGACTTTTCCTATGCCGGCCCCGAAGGCTACCAGGAAGTAGGCAAAGCCATGCAGGAGTTCCGGGAAAGCCGGGCCCGCGACGTACGCGCCGAGGAAGAGCAGCGCACCAAAAATCTGGCTCACAAGCAATACCTCCTTTCCCAGCTCCGCCAATTGGTGGAATCAGCGGAAACCAAGGATAGCTCGGCCCGCATTAAAGCCCTGCAGAACGACTGGAAAGCCACCGGCCCCGTGCCGCAGAAAGACGCCCAGGACCTGTGGAACAGCTACCACGCCCTGCTCGATATCTTCTATAATAACCGCGGCCTCTTCTTTGAGATGAAGGAGCTGGACCGTCGGCGCAACCTGGAAGCCAAGGAAGCGCTTATCCTCCGGGCCGAAGGTTTGCAGCAGCATACCAGCATCAACAAGGCGCTGCAGGAGCTGCGCCAGCTGCACGAGGAGTGGAAGCACATTGGTCCCGTACCGCAGGAGCAGCGGGATGCCATCTGGACCCGTTTTCTGGCGGCCTCCGAGAAAGTACACGACCGCAAAAAGGAATTCCTGGATGCGCGCTCCGCCCAGGAAAACGCCAACCTCACGCGCAAAATGGCACTGCTGGAGCAAATCAAGCCCTATGCAGAGTTTCAGACGGACCGCGTAAACGAGTGGCGCAGCAAAACCGATGAGCTGCAGAAGCTGAAAGAAGAGTGGGATGCCGCCGGCCTGGTGCCGCGCGACAAGGCCGAGCAGATGAACAAACAGTTCTGGTCTTCCTACAAAGGCTTCTTCCAGCGCAAAAATCAGTTCTTTAAGGCCCTCGACGAGGAAAAGAATGCCAACCTGAAGCGCAAGCTGGAGCTGTGCGAACAGGCCGAGGCTGCCCTGCAAAACCCCAATTGGGAAGAAGGCCGGGAAATTGTGATTCGCCTGCAGAAAGACTGGAAAACCATTGGCCGGGTGCCGGAAAAGCAGTCTGATAAGGTATGGAACCGTTTCCGCACCGCCTGCGACGCCTTCTTTGAGCGTAAGCACGAGGAAAGCCGCCAGCGGGAGCAGCAGGCCCAGCAGGTAACCAAGGAGCAGGCCGCTTACCTGGATCGGGTGGCTGACACCGTAGCTGCCCTCACGGTAGACGAGCCCGGTACCCTGGAAGGTTTCCGCCAGCTGACCACGGAATGGCAGGCGTTTGCCGGCACCGGTGGGCGCGCGGAGTCTGAGCGGGCTGATGCCCGGTTCCAGGCCCTCATGTCGAAATACCTGGATATGGTGCCGGCTCTTTCCTATGCCGAGCGTGCCGATCTGTTATTCCAGCTGCAGATAGACCGCCTCAAGTCTTCCCCCGATTCTCAGCAGCAGCTCTACAAAAAGGAGCAGACCCTGCGTCGGGAAATCAATGAGCTGGAAAACGATATTTCCACTTTGAAAACCAACCTCGAGTTCTTTGCCCGTTCCAAAAATGCCGGGCAGCTGCGTGAGGAATATCAGGGCCGCATCGATGAAGCCCAACAGCGCATTGAAGCCTTGAAAAAGCAGCTGAAGATTGTGCGCAGCTAG
- a CDS encoding ArnT family glycosyltransferase produces the protein MRIPFIQSGRGQLLMVLVACFFYFFLHLGVQEVGLMESRNFVAAREMAAGGSWLLPTMNGELRLAKPPLPTWAVAGMMRLINYPQHDQLFWLRLPAAIMSTLLVLFFWGLLRELTRACPGEAEESGRTAWLGALVLASSLLMITVGRDAQWDIFSHSFMMGSLWLLARASRTADRGVLWCAAGLLLGLSILSKGPVALYGVWLPFLICFYQPRLWGAAGRLRQEWRGLLFLVLVALVVGAAWPWYVWQHVAPTALTVARTEVSSWQGRHVQPFWYYFNFPVFTGVWALVALAALAVPYARHRAARYVPYALGFVWLLVSFVLLSAVPEKKERYMLPLIFPLVMLLTGLLRAWETAAQEQRLTRNDNRLLWAWAIIVTVVGVGLAGAMAVIGLPGFGFGTPRFWAVLVLGCLLSYSIFKGMGTQQSPRPLRLVLASFVLMAAGMAILMPAYPLWENRKADAGLRRMADIRHDARWKPYPWRSLSEIQIKQVWAASKSIPLLNGQEQSLPQTPFLLFSSAPVSEKEIGLKTDMFDVQVVDSFFLGKDRRFGQWYVELIKHAD, from the coding sequence ATGCGAATTCCGTTTATTCAGTCGGGGCGGGGGCAGTTGTTGATGGTGTTGGTGGCGTGTTTCTTCTACTTCTTCCTGCATTTGGGTGTGCAGGAGGTGGGGCTGATGGAAAGCCGAAACTTTGTGGCTGCCCGGGAAATGGCCGCGGGAGGTTCCTGGCTGCTGCCTACTATGAACGGAGAGCTGCGTCTGGCTAAACCGCCCTTACCCACCTGGGCCGTGGCTGGTATGATGCGCCTGATCAACTATCCGCAGCATGATCAGCTTTTCTGGCTGCGCCTGCCGGCGGCTATTATGTCCACGCTGCTCGTGCTGTTTTTCTGGGGCCTGTTGCGGGAGTTAACCCGGGCTTGCCCTGGCGAAGCAGAAGAATCGGGCCGCACAGCCTGGCTGGGGGCCCTGGTGCTGGCCAGCAGCCTGCTGATGATTACCGTAGGGCGCGATGCGCAGTGGGACATCTTCTCCCATAGCTTCATGATGGGCTCTCTATGGCTGCTGGCAAGGGCCAGCCGAACCGCTGACCGGGGTGTGCTCTGGTGCGCTGCGGGCCTGCTGTTGGGTTTATCTATCCTAAGTAAAGGTCCGGTGGCGCTGTACGGCGTGTGGCTGCCTTTTCTTATCTGCTTTTATCAACCCCGCCTGTGGGGGGCGGCTGGCCGGCTGCGGCAGGAGTGGAGAGGCCTTCTTTTTCTGGTTCTGGTAGCGTTGGTAGTGGGTGCTGCCTGGCCCTGGTATGTGTGGCAGCATGTGGCGCCCACTGCACTCACCGTGGCCCGTACGGAAGTATCATCGTGGCAAGGGCGCCATGTGCAGCCGTTTTGGTACTACTTCAACTTCCCCGTGTTTACCGGGGTGTGGGCCCTGGTAGCATTGGCGGCTCTGGCAGTGCCTTATGCCCGGCACCGTGCGGCCAGGTATGTGCCCTATGCCCTGGGTTTTGTCTGGTTGCTGGTTTCCTTCGTGCTGCTCAGTGCCGTGCCGGAGAAAAAGGAGCGCTATATGCTTCCCTTGATATTTCCCCTGGTCATGCTTCTGACGGGCTTGCTGCGGGCCTGGGAAACCGCCGCTCAGGAACAACGCCTGACCCGCAATGATAACCGGTTATTGTGGGCCTGGGCCATCATAGTTACGGTAGTAGGAGTAGGCCTGGCCGGGGCTATGGCGGTAATCGGGCTACCCGGGTTTGGGTTCGGAACCCCGCGGTTCTGGGCCGTTCTGGTCCTGGGTTGCCTGCTTAGCTATAGTATTTTCAAAGGGATGGGTACCCAACAGTCGCCCAGGCCGCTTCGGTTGGTACTTGCTTCGTTCGTTCTGATGGCGGCCGGTATGGCTATTCTGATGCCTGCCTATCCTTTGTGGGAAAACCGCAAAGCGGATGCCGGCCTCCGACGTATGGCGGATATCCGGCACGACGCTCGTTGGAAACCCTATCCATGGCGCAGCCTCAGCGAAATACAAATCAAGCAGGTATGGGCCGCGAGTAAATCCATCCCGCTTTTGAATGGGCAGGAGCAGTCCCTGCCACAAACTCCTTTTCTGCTTTTTTCATCAGCGCCGGTTAGTGAAAAAGAAATCGGTTTGAAAACCGACATGTTTGATGTACAGGTAGTTGATAGTTTCTTTTTGGGGAAGGACCGGAGGTTTGGTCAGTGGTATGTCGAGTTGATTAAACATGCAGATTGA
- a CDS encoding glycosyltransferase family 2 protein has product MLPTSPPLLSVISPVYLAEKLLPELVARIEASVLTITEEFEIILVDDRSPDHSWQVVEELALQYPRLRGLRLSRNFGQHSAITAGLDHCRGQWVVVMDCDLQDRPEEIPALYAVAQKGFDLVIAQRANRQDSWLKKSLSGLFYRSLAYLTDTRQDSTTANFGIYNRRVVDALCRMRESARYLPTMIRWVGFRSTTLPVTHAPRPSGKSSYGFSQKLHLALDTILAYSDKPLRLTIKLGLFISATAFIGVFYTLFRWLEGKITVLGYASLITSIWFFSGLIIFLLGVVGLYIGKTFEGVKNRPLYIIDQDLRVALSNDTR; this is encoded by the coding sequence TTGCTACCTACCTCTCCTCCCTTGCTCTCCGTTATCAGTCCGGTGTATCTGGCCGAAAAGCTGCTCCCAGAGCTGGTAGCCCGGATAGAAGCGAGCGTGCTGACCATTACAGAGGAGTTTGAAATTATTCTGGTAGATGACCGGAGCCCGGACCATTCCTGGCAGGTGGTAGAGGAGCTGGCGCTACAGTACCCGCGCCTGCGGGGGCTGCGCCTGAGCCGCAATTTCGGGCAGCACAGCGCCATTACGGCGGGGCTGGATCATTGCCGGGGCCAGTGGGTGGTGGTCATGGATTGTGACCTGCAGGACCGCCCGGAGGAAATACCGGCCCTTTATGCGGTAGCACAGAAAGGGTTTGACCTGGTTATTGCCCAACGCGCCAACCGCCAGGACAGCTGGCTCAAGAAAAGCTTATCGGGCCTGTTTTACCGTTCCCTAGCCTACCTCACCGACACCCGGCAGGATAGCACCACCGCCAACTTCGGTATATATAACCGCCGGGTGGTAGATGCTTTGTGCCGAATGCGGGAAAGCGCCCGGTATTTACCTACCATGATTCGGTGGGTGGGCTTCCGGAGCACCACGCTGCCCGTCACACACGCTCCGCGCCCATCCGGCAAAAGCTCCTACGGCTTCAGCCAGAAGCTGCATTTAGCCCTGGATACTATCCTGGCTTACTCCGACAAGCCCCTACGACTGACCATTAAGCTGGGCCTGTTCATCTCGGCTACGGCCTTTATTGGGGTATTTTACACGCTGTTTCGGTGGCTGGAAGGCAAAATTACCGTACTGGGCTACGCTAGCTTAATTACCTCGATTTGGTTTTTCTCTGGCCTGATTATATTCCTGTTGGGCGTGGTTGGGCTATACATCGGCAAAACGTTTGA
- the gyrA gene encoding DNA gyrase subunit A has product MAEAEGEKIIPINIEDEMRGAYIDYSMSVIISRALPDVRDGLKPVHRRVLYGMSELGVSYNKSYKKSARIVGEVLGKYHPHGDSSVYDTMVRMAQDWSLRYPLVDGQGNFGSVDGDSPAAMRYTEARLKRLADELLSDLDKETVDFQPNFDDSLEEPSVFPAKFPNLLVNGTSGIAVGMATNMAPHNLTEVVSGIIAYLDNTEITIAELMEHIVAPDFPTGGTIYGYEGVKQAFETGRGRVVVRAKASVEVQPSGREQIVITEIPYMVNKASMIEKTAALINEKKIEGISDLRDESDRDGMRIVYELKRDAMPNVVLNNLYKYTQLQSSFGVNNVALVKGRPLTLNLKDLIVYFVEHRAEVVIRRTRYELAEAQKRAHILEGLLIALDHLDEVIALIRGSRDPEVARGELIERFKLSEVQARAILDMRLQRLTGLERDKIVKEYDELMRLIDHLNAVLASDEMQRQIIKDELIDIRERYGDARRTTIEYAGGDFSMEDMIADESMVITISREGYIKRTALDEYRAQGRGGVGARGAASKNDDFTEHLFVATTHEYLLFFTELGRVFWLKVYEVPEGGKNTKGRPIQNLIEIPREDSVRSVLNVRGLRDPDYLENTFLMFCTEQGTVKKTPLEAYSRPRTAGINAISINEGDRLLDVQLTTGNSEVIVALNTGRAVRFHEGKVRSMGRNAAGVRGITLVGAEDRVVGMVCVSDPTQELLVVSEKGYGKRSELEEYRITNRGGKGVRAMKITDKTGALVAIKAVNDSDDLMIINRSGITIRLRVADLRTIGRATQGVRLLKISEGDAISSVAKVEAEDKVEEVLEEAATVEVADTDSAAESDLGTLTDPDALSSN; this is encoded by the coding sequence ATGGCAGAAGCAGAAGGCGAGAAAATCATCCCAATTAACATTGAAGATGAAATGCGCGGCGCCTACATCGACTACTCGATGTCGGTTATCATCTCCCGGGCTCTACCCGATGTGCGCGACGGCCTGAAACCTGTGCATCGGCGCGTGCTCTACGGCATGAGCGAGCTGGGCGTCTCCTACAACAAATCCTACAAGAAAAGCGCCCGTATCGTGGGCGAGGTATTGGGTAAGTACCACCCGCACGGCGACTCCTCCGTGTACGATACCATGGTGCGCATGGCCCAGGACTGGAGCCTGCGCTACCCGCTGGTAGACGGCCAGGGTAACTTTGGCTCCGTGGACGGCGACTCGCCGGCGGCCATGCGTTACACCGAAGCCCGCCTCAAGCGTTTGGCCGATGAGCTGCTGAGCGACCTGGACAAAGAAACGGTTGACTTCCAGCCCAACTTTGACGACTCCCTGGAGGAGCCTTCCGTATTCCCGGCCAAGTTCCCCAACCTGCTGGTAAACGGCACCTCCGGTATTGCCGTGGGTATGGCTACCAACATGGCGCCCCACAACCTCACGGAGGTAGTGAGCGGCATCATTGCTTACTTGGATAACACCGAAATTACCATTGCCGAGCTGATGGAGCACATTGTGGCTCCCGACTTCCCCACCGGTGGTACCATTTATGGCTACGAAGGCGTAAAGCAAGCATTTGAAACCGGCCGCGGCCGCGTGGTAGTGCGGGCCAAAGCCAGCGTAGAAGTGCAGCCATCCGGCCGTGAGCAAATCGTGATAACCGAAATTCCCTATATGGTGAATAAGGCATCCATGATTGAGAAAACGGCGGCGCTCATCAATGAAAAGAAAATCGAAGGCATTTCCGACCTGCGCGACGAGTCTGACCGTGACGGTATGCGCATCGTGTATGAGCTGAAGCGAGACGCCATGCCCAACGTGGTGCTCAACAACCTGTATAAGTACACGCAGCTGCAGTCTTCCTTCGGGGTAAACAATGTGGCGCTGGTGAAAGGCCGGCCGCTCACGCTCAACCTGAAGGATCTGATTGTATACTTTGTAGAGCACCGCGCCGAGGTGGTAATTCGCCGCACGCGCTATGAACTGGCCGAAGCCCAAAAGCGGGCCCACATCCTAGAAGGTCTGCTGATTGCGCTTGACCACCTGGACGAGGTAATTGCCCTGATTCGCGGCTCGCGCGACCCGGAGGTGGCTCGGGGAGAGTTGATTGAGCGCTTTAAGCTGAGCGAAGTACAGGCCCGCGCCATCCTGGATATGCGTCTGCAGCGCCTCACCGGCCTGGAGCGCGACAAGATTGTGAAGGAGTACGATGAGCTGATGCGCCTGATTGACCACCTGAATGCCGTGCTGGCGTCGGATGAGATGCAGCGCCAGATCATTAAGGACGAGCTCATTGATATCCGGGAGCGGTATGGGGATGCCCGCCGCACTACCATTGAGTACGCCGGTGGCGACTTCTCGATGGAGGATATGATTGCCGATGAGAGCATGGTAATTACCATCTCCCGCGAAGGCTATATCAAGCGCACAGCGCTGGACGAGTACCGGGCACAAGGTCGGGGAGGGGTTGGCGCCCGCGGGGCTGCCTCCAAGAACGACGACTTCACCGAGCACCTGTTCGTGGCTACCACCCATGAATACCTCCTGTTCTTTACCGAGCTGGGCCGCGTATTCTGGCTGAAAGTGTACGAAGTGCCAGAAGGAGGGAAGAACACCAAAGGCCGTCCGATTCAGAACCTGATTGAGATTCCGCGCGAAGACTCTGTCCGTTCGGTATTGAACGTGCGCGGCCTGCGCGACCCCGACTATCTGGAAAATACCTTCCTGATGTTCTGCACCGAGCAGGGCACTGTGAAGAAAACCCCGCTGGAGGCGTACTCACGTCCCCGCACCGCCGGTATCAACGCCATTTCCATCAACGAGGGCGACCGACTGCTGGACGTACAGCTCACCACGGGCAATAGCGAAGTTATTGTTGCTCTGAATACGGGCCGCGCGGTTCGTTTCCACGAAGGCAAAGTGCGCTCCATGGGCCGTAATGCGGCTGGTGTGCGCGGTATCACTCTGGTGGGCGCCGAAGACCGGGTAGTAGGCATGGTATGTGTATCGGACCCCACGCAGGAGCTGCTGGTAGTTTCTGAAAAGGGCTATGGCAAGCGTAGCGAGCTGGAAGAATACCGTATCACCAACCGCGGTGGTAAAGGGGTTCGGGCTATGAAAATCACTGATAAGACGGGTGCGTTGGTTGCCATTAAGGCAGTGAACGACTCCGATGATCTGATGATTATCAACCGCTCCGGCATCACTATTCGTCTGCGCGTTGCTGATCTGCGTACCATTGGTCGGGCAACGCAGGGCGTGCGACTGCTCAAGATTTCGGAAGGAGATGCTATTTCTTCGGTGGCTAAAGTGGAAGCCGAAGACAAAGTAGAGGAGGTCCTGGAGGAAGCAGCTACCGTGGAGGTGGCCGACACCGATTCGGCGGCCGAATCTGATCTGGGCACGCTCACTGATCCTGACGCGCTTAGCTCCAACTAA
- a CDS encoding HD domain-containing protein, with product MRSVEILLSAASSICLGSLSVNNSDIIAHTAAFVREKFLNEGSGHDWEHIRRVWQTARTLAHNTPSAQVEVVELGALLHDVADWKFHGGDEEAGPLAARQWLVSLQVAEATIQHVEAIIREISFKGLGVPTPMSTLEGELVQDADRLDAIGAIGVARAFAYGGHKGRPLHDPTVLPVEHDSFESYKKNTGPTINHFYEKLLHLRERLHTPAARAVADERHAFMEQFLAQFLREWESADVGAASIQASE from the coding sequence ATGCGCAGCGTTGAGATTCTGCTTTCCGCCGCCTCTTCCATTTGTTTAGGTTCTCTGTCCGTGAATAACTCCGATATCATTGCCCATACCGCCGCCTTCGTGCGGGAAAAATTCCTGAACGAAGGCTCCGGCCACGACTGGGAACATATCCGCCGGGTGTGGCAAACCGCCCGAACGCTGGCCCATAATACACCTTCTGCCCAGGTAGAGGTAGTAGAGCTGGGTGCCCTGCTGCATGATGTGGCCGACTGGAAATTCCACGGCGGCGATGAGGAGGCCGGTCCGCTTGCTGCCCGGCAGTGGCTCGTCAGCCTGCAGGTAGCGGAAGCAACTATCCAGCACGTGGAGGCCATAATCCGGGAAATCAGCTTTAAGGGGTTGGGCGTTCCTACGCCCATGAGCACGCTGGAAGGTGAATTGGTGCAGGATGCCGACCGGCTGGATGCCATTGGCGCCATCGGCGTGGCGCGGGCTTTTGCCTATGGCGGCCATAAAGGCCGCCCCTTGCACGACCCCACCGTGCTGCCGGTAGAGCACGATTCGTTCGAGAGCTACAAAAAGAACACCGGGCCCACCATCAACCATTTCTACGAGAAGCTGCTGCACCTGCGCGAGCGGCTGCACACGCCGGCCGCCCGCGCAGTGGCGGATGAGCGCCATGCCTTTATGGAACAGTTTCTGGCCCAATTCCTGCGCGAGTGGGAGAGTGCCGATGTCGGCGCGGCCTCTATACAGGCTTCCGAATAG
- a CDS encoding tetratricopeptide repeat protein, giving the protein MAQNSAVTNAVLYQRQGTLDKARSEIDKAVQNPKTSDKAKTWYTRGEVYDAMAASPIYGKTLAPGEGAKIAFESYQKAIQLDGKDGEYGKLATAKMDNLFGAALNAGVESYNAQKYDDAINSYKMAQQIRPQDTTAYLYAAYAAEAKQDFASAKESYNKLMGINYKSPQMYNRLLQIARQEKDEKAAMDVIQQALKAYPNNKGFMLEELNMLLSAGQGAQAMDKIDKAIAADPTNANLYAVKGSILDQNKQPEQALAAYKKAVEIDPNNFDAQFNLGVYNYNKAADLYTKASRMSLATYQKSGKKMEADGKKYFEVSLPYFEKALQLQPNDRAVISSLQKVYVRLGRNADAERMNAKLEALKK; this is encoded by the coding sequence ATGGCTCAGAACTCTGCGGTAACGAATGCCGTGCTGTATCAGCGTCAGGGCACGCTGGATAAAGCCCGCTCAGAAATCGATAAAGCAGTTCAGAATCCCAAAACCTCTGATAAAGCTAAAACCTGGTATACCCGTGGCGAAGTCTATGATGCCATGGCCGCAAGCCCCATCTATGGCAAGACGCTGGCACCCGGCGAAGGCGCCAAAATTGCTTTCGAATCGTATCAGAAAGCCATTCAGCTGGACGGCAAAGATGGTGAGTACGGCAAGCTGGCCACGGCTAAAATGGACAACCTGTTTGGCGCAGCTCTGAATGCCGGGGTAGAAAGCTACAACGCGCAGAAGTACGATGATGCCATTAACTCGTACAAAATGGCCCAGCAGATCCGTCCGCAGGATACCACGGCGTATTTGTATGCTGCATATGCCGCCGAAGCCAAGCAGGATTTTGCTTCGGCCAAGGAGAGCTACAACAAGCTGATGGGCATTAACTACAAGTCGCCGCAGATGTACAACCGTTTGCTGCAGATTGCCCGTCAGGAGAAAGATGAGAAAGCAGCTATGGATGTCATTCAGCAGGCGCTGAAAGCATATCCCAACAACAAAGGCTTCATGCTGGAGGAGTTGAACATGCTGCTCAGCGCGGGCCAGGGTGCCCAGGCCATGGATAAGATTGACAAAGCCATTGCGGCCGATCCGACCAATGCCAACCTGTATGCCGTGAAAGGCTCGATTCTGGACCAGAATAAGCAGCCGGAGCAAGCCCTGGCAGCTTATAAGAAGGCGGTTGAGATTGACCCGAACAACTTTGATGCTCAGTTTAACTTGGGCGTTTACAACTACAACAAAGCCGCTGACCTGTATACCAAAGCCAGCCGCATGAGCCTGGCAACGTATCAGAAGTCGGGCAAGAAGATGGAAGCTGACGGCAAGAAGTATTTCGAGGTGTCGTTGCCGTACTTTGAGAAAGCCCTGCAGCTGCAGCCCAATGATCGGGCGGTGATTTCTTCGTTGCAGAAGGTGTATGTACGGCTCGGTCGGAATGCTGATGCCGAGCGCATGAACGCAAAATTGGAAGCCCTGAAGAAGTAA
- the pdxH gene encoding pyridoxamine 5'-phosphate oxidase — MNDQQLADLRKTYAQHTLTEAEVHPNAVQQFRTWLQEAIDARLDEPTAMLLSTVNAEGQPAGRVVLLKGLPDDAGFLFFTNYDSRKGQDLAAQPLAAITFFWPGLERQVRVEGRVEKAPASVSTEYFQSRPRSSQVGAWASPQSQKISSREELEKLEQDTAALFAAQDPLPRPEHWGGYILQPRRIEFWQGRPSRLHDRIVYERNPDATWTISRLAP, encoded by the coding sequence ATGAATGACCAGCAGCTGGCTGATTTGCGCAAGACCTACGCGCAGCATACGCTTACGGAAGCGGAGGTACACCCCAATGCCGTACAGCAGTTTCGCACGTGGCTGCAGGAGGCCATAGATGCCCGTCTGGATGAGCCAACAGCCATGCTACTCTCTACGGTAAATGCTGAAGGGCAGCCGGCCGGCCGGGTGGTTCTGCTGAAAGGCCTCCCCGACGATGCCGGTTTTCTTTTCTTTACCAACTACGACAGCCGGAAAGGGCAGGACCTGGCCGCGCAGCCCCTGGCCGCCATTACCTTTTTCTGGCCCGGCCTGGAGCGGCAGGTTCGCGTGGAGGGCCGCGTGGAAAAAGCGCCGGCCAGCGTTTCTACTGAATATTTTCAGAGCCGCCCGCGCAGCAGTCAGGTGGGTGCCTGGGCCTCGCCTCAAAGCCAGAAAATCAGCAGCCGGGAGGAGCTGGAAAAGCTGGAGCAGGATACGGCCGCGCTTTTTGCGGCCCAGGACCCATTGCCGCGCCCTGAGCATTGGGGAGGCTACATTCTGCAGCCCCGGCGCATAGAATTCTGGCAGGGCCGCCCCTCCCGCCTGCACGACCGGATTGTGTACGAGCGTAACCCGGACGCCACCTGGACTATTAGCCGGCTGGCGCCGTAA
- a CDS encoding YqgE/AlgH family protein, with product MKSGSLLISQPFLGDPNFERTVLLLCQDSPEDGSFGLVLNRPSVLMLGDVMELPGGDDSAAAQLPLGIGGPVQADTLHYLHRRPDVPGAELIGQDVYWGGDFSVLLGLIESGSIAPDAVRLYAGYSGWTNGQLAEEVRENVWIVHPNAAGKVFTLESDAFWQAILREKGGRYRMLSNYPVDPRLN from the coding sequence ATGAAATCCGGTAGCTTACTTATCTCGCAGCCCTTCCTGGGCGACCCCAACTTCGAGCGTACAGTACTGCTGCTGTGCCAGGATTCGCCGGAAGATGGCTCTTTTGGTTTAGTGTTAAACCGTCCCTCCGTATTAATGCTGGGCGATGTCATGGAGCTGCCCGGTGGCGACGACTCCGCGGCTGCCCAACTGCCCTTAGGTATTGGCGGGCCCGTGCAGGCCGATACCCTGCACTACCTGCACCGCCGCCCCGATGTGCCTGGCGCCGAGCTCATTGGGCAGGACGTGTACTGGGGCGGAGACTTTTCCGTGCTGCTGGGCCTGATAGAAAGTGGCAGCATTGCCCCCGACGCGGTGCGCCTATATGCCGGCTATTCCGGCTGGACAAATGGTCAGTTGGCCGAAGAAGTCCGGGAAAATGTTTGGATAGTGCATCCCAATGCTGCCGGGAAAGTATTTACTTTGGAAAGTGATGCATTCTGGCAAGCTATTTTGCGTGAGAAAGGCGGACGCTACCGCATGCTGTCCAATTACCCTGTAGACCCCCGGCTTAACTAA